The Vicia villosa cultivar HV-30 ecotype Madison, WI linkage group LG1, Vvil1.0, whole genome shotgun sequence genome includes a region encoding these proteins:
- the LOC131626199 gene encoding snRNA-activating protein complex subunit isoform X1: protein MEDDFECSIPVARGGPIYVSNMVASVTRVPLFQDSLQSELQSLEAELPQDSSHDLSVDDLKVYTDDDLMDMALKQVFQDKENNENHPPLNQPNAECQKKRFKRKGSGTNNPILDSNRIEKVEEVVRIKQKQEADKAEVRLHSFDPLCKIDELTNKSVGTERMMSLRSTSSARKVNTAGLQEHIPVQNPEVVLFVEIYHNVRKGVKIQELLVLGGQTLAVLKDKICCSTDQIMQKAGQHDPSGYFLIEDVFYTDLRDPSAIDLTRPIIDWLRNSKEEAQKKWECIINGKLQQKQKAVIGEASASHVPRFASVQMHMTRFCDLSFRLGAGYLYCHQGDCTHTLVIRDMRFIHADDVHNQAVYPIVTFQLKMLFKKCRVCKIFRATKVTVDDKWAPENPCHFCDECFSLLHLAEDGSPLYTNFVEYDYNHD, encoded by the exons ATGGAAGATGATTTCGAATGTTCAATTCCAGTTGCAAGAGGTGGACCAATTTATGTTTCAAATATGGTTGCCTCTGTCACTAGGGTTCCTCTTTTTCAGGATTCACTTCAATCTGAACTTCAGAGTCTAGAAGCTGAGTTACCTCAAGATTCTTCTCATGATTTATC GGTTGATGATCTTAAAGTTTATACAGATGATGATTTGATGGACATGGCTTTGAAACAAGTATTCCAGGATAAAGAGAACAATGAAAATCATCCACCATTGAATCAACCTAATGCAGA GTGTCAGAAGAAGCGCTTCAAGAGAAAGGGTAGTGGAACAAATAATCCTATTCTTGAT AGTAATCGTATAGAAAAGGTGGAGGAGGTTGTAAGAATCAAACAGAAGCAGGAAGCAGACAAGGCGGAAGTCAGACTTCATTCATTTGA TCCTCTTTGCAAGATCGATGAACTCACCAACAAGTCAGTAGGAACTGAAAGGATGATGTCTCTTAGGTCCACAAGTTCTGCCCGAAAG GTGAACACAGCGGGCCTTCAGGAACACATACCTGTGCAAAATCCAGAAGTTGTTCTCTTTGTAGAGATTTACCATAATGTTCGAAAAGGTGTTAAG ATCCAAGAGTTGTTAGTTCTTGGTGGACAGACCTTAGCAGTACTGAAGGACAAGATCTGTTGCTCAACGGACCAGATTATGCAAAAAGCTGGACAACATGATCCTTCTGGTTATTTTCTCATTGAG GATGTATTTTACACTGATTTGAGGGATCCATCTGCTATTGATTTGACCAGACCCATAATTGATTGGCTCCGAAATTCCAAGGAGGAGGCACAAAAGAAATGGGAATGTATTATAAATGGAAAATTGCAGCAAAAACAAAAGGCAGTCATTGGCGAAGCATCTGCATCACACGTGCCTCGTTTTGCATCTGTTCAGATGCACATGACACGTTTTTGTGACTTAAGCTTTCGACTTGGTGCTGGATACCTTTATTGTCATCAG GGTGACTGTACCCATACCTTAGTAATACGAGATATGAGGTTCATTCATGCGGATGATGTACATAATCAAGCTGTTTATCCAATAGTCACATTTCAACTGAAGATGCTTTTTAAAAAATGTAGAGTTTGCAAAATATTCAGAGCTACTAAGGTCACAGTGGATGACAAATGGGCACCCGAAAACCCTTGTCATTTTTGTGATGAATGTTTTTCCTTACTTCACCTAGCAGAGGATGGCTCGCCATTGTATACTAACTTCGTAGAATATGATTATAATCATGATTAA
- the LOC131626199 gene encoding snRNA-activating protein complex subunit isoform X2, whose protein sequence is MIYRMVDDLKVYTDDDLMDMALKQVFQDKENNENHPPLNQPNAECQKKRFKRKGSGTNNPILDSNRIEKVEEVVRIKQKQEADKAEVRLHSFDPLCKIDELTNKSVGTERMMSLRSTSSARKVNTAGLQEHIPVQNPEVVLFVEIYHNVRKGVKIQELLVLGGQTLAVLKDKICCSTDQIMQKAGQHDPSGYFLIEDVFYTDLRDPSAIDLTRPIIDWLRNSKEEAQKKWECIINGKLQQKQKAVIGEASASHVPRFASVQMHMTRFCDLSFRLGAGYLYCHQGDCTHTLVIRDMRFIHADDVHNQAVYPIVTFQLKMLFKKCRVCKIFRATKVTVDDKWAPENPCHFCDECFSLLHLAEDGSPLYTNFVEYDYNHD, encoded by the exons ATGATTTATCGTAT GGTTGATGATCTTAAAGTTTATACAGATGATGATTTGATGGACATGGCTTTGAAACAAGTATTCCAGGATAAAGAGAACAATGAAAATCATCCACCATTGAATCAACCTAATGCAGA GTGTCAGAAGAAGCGCTTCAAGAGAAAGGGTAGTGGAACAAATAATCCTATTCTTGAT AGTAATCGTATAGAAAAGGTGGAGGAGGTTGTAAGAATCAAACAGAAGCAGGAAGCAGACAAGGCGGAAGTCAGACTTCATTCATTTGA TCCTCTTTGCAAGATCGATGAACTCACCAACAAGTCAGTAGGAACTGAAAGGATGATGTCTCTTAGGTCCACAAGTTCTGCCCGAAAG GTGAACACAGCGGGCCTTCAGGAACACATACCTGTGCAAAATCCAGAAGTTGTTCTCTTTGTAGAGATTTACCATAATGTTCGAAAAGGTGTTAAG ATCCAAGAGTTGTTAGTTCTTGGTGGACAGACCTTAGCAGTACTGAAGGACAAGATCTGTTGCTCAACGGACCAGATTATGCAAAAAGCTGGACAACATGATCCTTCTGGTTATTTTCTCATTGAG GATGTATTTTACACTGATTTGAGGGATCCATCTGCTATTGATTTGACCAGACCCATAATTGATTGGCTCCGAAATTCCAAGGAGGAGGCACAAAAGAAATGGGAATGTATTATAAATGGAAAATTGCAGCAAAAACAAAAGGCAGTCATTGGCGAAGCATCTGCATCACACGTGCCTCGTTTTGCATCTGTTCAGATGCACATGACACGTTTTTGTGACTTAAGCTTTCGACTTGGTGCTGGATACCTTTATTGTCATCAG GGTGACTGTACCCATACCTTAGTAATACGAGATATGAGGTTCATTCATGCGGATGATGTACATAATCAAGCTGTTTATCCAATAGTCACATTTCAACTGAAGATGCTTTTTAAAAAATGTAGAGTTTGCAAAATATTCAGAGCTACTAAGGTCACAGTGGATGACAAATGGGCACCCGAAAACCCTTGTCATTTTTGTGATGAATGTTTTTCCTTACTTCACCTAGCAGAGGATGGCTCGCCATTGTATACTAACTTCGTAGAATATGATTATAATCATGATTAA
- the LOC131626199 gene encoding snRNA-activating protein complex subunit isoform X3, whose product MIYLYTDDDLMDMALKQVFQDKENNENHPPLNQPNAECQKKRFKRKGSGTNNPILDSNRIEKVEEVVRIKQKQEADKAEVRLHSFDPLCKIDELTNKSVGTERMMSLRSTSSARKVNTAGLQEHIPVQNPEVVLFVEIYHNVRKGVKIQELLVLGGQTLAVLKDKICCSTDQIMQKAGQHDPSGYFLIEDVFYTDLRDPSAIDLTRPIIDWLRNSKEEAQKKWECIINGKLQQKQKAVIGEASASHVPRFASVQMHMTRFCDLSFRLGAGYLYCHQGDCTHTLVIRDMRFIHADDVHNQAVYPIVTFQLKMLFKKCRVCKIFRATKVTVDDKWAPENPCHFCDECFSLLHLAEDGSPLYTNFVEYDYNHD is encoded by the exons ATGATTTATC TTTATACAGATGATGATTTGATGGACATGGCTTTGAAACAAGTATTCCAGGATAAAGAGAACAATGAAAATCATCCACCATTGAATCAACCTAATGCAGA GTGTCAGAAGAAGCGCTTCAAGAGAAAGGGTAGTGGAACAAATAATCCTATTCTTGAT AGTAATCGTATAGAAAAGGTGGAGGAGGTTGTAAGAATCAAACAGAAGCAGGAAGCAGACAAGGCGGAAGTCAGACTTCATTCATTTGA TCCTCTTTGCAAGATCGATGAACTCACCAACAAGTCAGTAGGAACTGAAAGGATGATGTCTCTTAGGTCCACAAGTTCTGCCCGAAAG GTGAACACAGCGGGCCTTCAGGAACACATACCTGTGCAAAATCCAGAAGTTGTTCTCTTTGTAGAGATTTACCATAATGTTCGAAAAGGTGTTAAG ATCCAAGAGTTGTTAGTTCTTGGTGGACAGACCTTAGCAGTACTGAAGGACAAGATCTGTTGCTCAACGGACCAGATTATGCAAAAAGCTGGACAACATGATCCTTCTGGTTATTTTCTCATTGAG GATGTATTTTACACTGATTTGAGGGATCCATCTGCTATTGATTTGACCAGACCCATAATTGATTGGCTCCGAAATTCCAAGGAGGAGGCACAAAAGAAATGGGAATGTATTATAAATGGAAAATTGCAGCAAAAACAAAAGGCAGTCATTGGCGAAGCATCTGCATCACACGTGCCTCGTTTTGCATCTGTTCAGATGCACATGACACGTTTTTGTGACTTAAGCTTTCGACTTGGTGCTGGATACCTTTATTGTCATCAG GGTGACTGTACCCATACCTTAGTAATACGAGATATGAGGTTCATTCATGCGGATGATGTACATAATCAAGCTGTTTATCCAATAGTCACATTTCAACTGAAGATGCTTTTTAAAAAATGTAGAGTTTGCAAAATATTCAGAGCTACTAAGGTCACAGTGGATGACAAATGGGCACCCGAAAACCCTTGTCATTTTTGTGATGAATGTTTTTCCTTACTTCACCTAGCAGAGGATGGCTCGCCATTGTATACTAACTTCGTAGAATATGATTATAATCATGATTAA
- the LOC131626199 gene encoding snRNA-activating protein complex subunit isoform X4, with protein MIYHDDLMDMALKQVFQDKENNENHPPLNQPNAECQKKRFKRKGSGTNNPILDSNRIEKVEEVVRIKQKQEADKAEVRLHSFDPLCKIDELTNKSVGTERMMSLRSTSSARKVNTAGLQEHIPVQNPEVVLFVEIYHNVRKGVKIQELLVLGGQTLAVLKDKICCSTDQIMQKAGQHDPSGYFLIEDVFYTDLRDPSAIDLTRPIIDWLRNSKEEAQKKWECIINGKLQQKQKAVIGEASASHVPRFASVQMHMTRFCDLSFRLGAGYLYCHQGDCTHTLVIRDMRFIHADDVHNQAVYPIVTFQLKMLFKKCRVCKIFRATKVTVDDKWAPENPCHFCDECFSLLHLAEDGSPLYTNFVEYDYNHD; from the exons ATGATTTATC ATGATGATTTGATGGACATGGCTTTGAAACAAGTATTCCAGGATAAAGAGAACAATGAAAATCATCCACCATTGAATCAACCTAATGCAGA GTGTCAGAAGAAGCGCTTCAAGAGAAAGGGTAGTGGAACAAATAATCCTATTCTTGAT AGTAATCGTATAGAAAAGGTGGAGGAGGTTGTAAGAATCAAACAGAAGCAGGAAGCAGACAAGGCGGAAGTCAGACTTCATTCATTTGA TCCTCTTTGCAAGATCGATGAACTCACCAACAAGTCAGTAGGAACTGAAAGGATGATGTCTCTTAGGTCCACAAGTTCTGCCCGAAAG GTGAACACAGCGGGCCTTCAGGAACACATACCTGTGCAAAATCCAGAAGTTGTTCTCTTTGTAGAGATTTACCATAATGTTCGAAAAGGTGTTAAG ATCCAAGAGTTGTTAGTTCTTGGTGGACAGACCTTAGCAGTACTGAAGGACAAGATCTGTTGCTCAACGGACCAGATTATGCAAAAAGCTGGACAACATGATCCTTCTGGTTATTTTCTCATTGAG GATGTATTTTACACTGATTTGAGGGATCCATCTGCTATTGATTTGACCAGACCCATAATTGATTGGCTCCGAAATTCCAAGGAGGAGGCACAAAAGAAATGGGAATGTATTATAAATGGAAAATTGCAGCAAAAACAAAAGGCAGTCATTGGCGAAGCATCTGCATCACACGTGCCTCGTTTTGCATCTGTTCAGATGCACATGACACGTTTTTGTGACTTAAGCTTTCGACTTGGTGCTGGATACCTTTATTGTCATCAG GGTGACTGTACCCATACCTTAGTAATACGAGATATGAGGTTCATTCATGCGGATGATGTACATAATCAAGCTGTTTATCCAATAGTCACATTTCAACTGAAGATGCTTTTTAAAAAATGTAGAGTTTGCAAAATATTCAGAGCTACTAAGGTCACAGTGGATGACAAATGGGCACCCGAAAACCCTTGTCATTTTTGTGATGAATGTTTTTCCTTACTTCACCTAGCAGAGGATGGCTCGCCATTGTATACTAACTTCGTAGAATATGATTATAATCATGATTAA
- the LOC131626199 gene encoding snRNA-activating protein complex subunit isoform X5, whose amino-acid sequence MDMALKQVFQDKENNENHPPLNQPNAECQKKRFKRKGSGTNNPILDSNRIEKVEEVVRIKQKQEADKAEVRLHSFDPLCKIDELTNKSVGTERMMSLRSTSSARKVNTAGLQEHIPVQNPEVVLFVEIYHNVRKGVKIQELLVLGGQTLAVLKDKICCSTDQIMQKAGQHDPSGYFLIEDVFYTDLRDPSAIDLTRPIIDWLRNSKEEAQKKWECIINGKLQQKQKAVIGEASASHVPRFASVQMHMTRFCDLSFRLGAGYLYCHQGDCTHTLVIRDMRFIHADDVHNQAVYPIVTFQLKMLFKKCRVCKIFRATKVTVDDKWAPENPCHFCDECFSLLHLAEDGSPLYTNFVEYDYNHD is encoded by the exons ATGGACATGGCTTTGAAACAAGTATTCCAGGATAAAGAGAACAATGAAAATCATCCACCATTGAATCAACCTAATGCAGA GTGTCAGAAGAAGCGCTTCAAGAGAAAGGGTAGTGGAACAAATAATCCTATTCTTGAT AGTAATCGTATAGAAAAGGTGGAGGAGGTTGTAAGAATCAAACAGAAGCAGGAAGCAGACAAGGCGGAAGTCAGACTTCATTCATTTGA TCCTCTTTGCAAGATCGATGAACTCACCAACAAGTCAGTAGGAACTGAAAGGATGATGTCTCTTAGGTCCACAAGTTCTGCCCGAAAG GTGAACACAGCGGGCCTTCAGGAACACATACCTGTGCAAAATCCAGAAGTTGTTCTCTTTGTAGAGATTTACCATAATGTTCGAAAAGGTGTTAAG ATCCAAGAGTTGTTAGTTCTTGGTGGACAGACCTTAGCAGTACTGAAGGACAAGATCTGTTGCTCAACGGACCAGATTATGCAAAAAGCTGGACAACATGATCCTTCTGGTTATTTTCTCATTGAG GATGTATTTTACACTGATTTGAGGGATCCATCTGCTATTGATTTGACCAGACCCATAATTGATTGGCTCCGAAATTCCAAGGAGGAGGCACAAAAGAAATGGGAATGTATTATAAATGGAAAATTGCAGCAAAAACAAAAGGCAGTCATTGGCGAAGCATCTGCATCACACGTGCCTCGTTTTGCATCTGTTCAGATGCACATGACACGTTTTTGTGACTTAAGCTTTCGACTTGGTGCTGGATACCTTTATTGTCATCAG GGTGACTGTACCCATACCTTAGTAATACGAGATATGAGGTTCATTCATGCGGATGATGTACATAATCAAGCTGTTTATCCAATAGTCACATTTCAACTGAAGATGCTTTTTAAAAAATGTAGAGTTTGCAAAATATTCAGAGCTACTAAGGTCACAGTGGATGACAAATGGGCACCCGAAAACCCTTGTCATTTTTGTGATGAATGTTTTTCCTTACTTCACCTAGCAGAGGATGGCTCGCCATTGTATACTAACTTCGTAGAATATGATTATAATCATGATTAA